One window of Papaver somniferum cultivar HN1 chromosome 9, ASM357369v1, whole genome shotgun sequence genomic DNA carries:
- the LOC113311849 gene encoding putative F-box/LRR-repeat protein At5g41630, with protein MGEDRISNLPDEILHRILSLVPAKCAMSTCILSKRWKYVSNSISTLDFRKWRTQKPFSEEGKLETKSFKNFLDTVVFLHEKPNIQKFYLDLNEDFDESQVFRWVSNIIKRKVEEFYLYMTYSRTSCIFPLSFFTYDSLTLLDLSFDNDVVEATVEIYAPNLLTISYIAVATNDFPLSSFPSLEEAKIRFDLRDCDEYDILNEVCVKIFEKFSSAKLLKICAELFLVLNESDIQLNNSLTFNNLIHLEGCKIAFVEDDDYWSLPKCLSPHLRAIKFKIFGSQLMDLNTIKLFLKNGRFLESVTIEASRRLSEDHLRQNSVMKQLLMFPKPPNCVVKFLTSSEDTQHYF; from the exons ATGGGAGAGGATAGAATAAGTAATTTACCTGATGAAATTTTGCACCGTATTCTTTCATTGGTACCAGCTAAATGTGCTATGTCTACCTGCATTTTGTCCAAAAGATGGAAGTATGTATCCAACTCAATCTCTACACTTGATTTTCGTAAATGGCGAACTCAAAAACCTTTTAGCGAAGAAGGAAAGCTGGAAACCAAATCGTTCAAGAATTTTCTGGACACAGTAGTGTTTCTCCATGAAAAGCCTAATATCCAGAAATTCTATCTTGATTTGAATGAGGATTTTGACGAATCTCAAGTTTTTAGATGGGTCAGTAATATCATAAAGCGTAAAGTTGAAGAATTTTATCTTTACATGACATATTCGAGGACATCCTGCATATTTCCTCTGTCATTTTTTACCTATGATTCGTTGACACTGCTGGATTTAAGTTTCGACAATGATGTTGTTG AGGCTACGGTGGAGATTTATGCTCCTAATTTATTGACCATTAGCTACATAGCAGTGGCAACAAATGACTTTCCCCTCAGTAGCTTTCCATCACTAGAGGAGGCCAAAATTAGATTTGATCTTCGGGATTGCGACGAATACGACATCCTAAACGAAGTATGTGTCAAGATTTTTGAAAAGTTTTCAAGTGCAAAGCTCCTTAAAATCTGTGCTGAATTATTTCTG GTTCTAAATGAATCAGATATCCAGTTGAACAATTCACTTACATTTAACAATTTGATCCATCTGGAA GGTTGTAAAATCGCTTTcgtagaagatgatgattattGGTCACTTCCTAAGTGTTTGTCTCCACACCTCAGGGCAATCAAATTCAAAATATTTGGAAGTCAATTAATGGATCTAAATACGATTAAGCTCTTTCTGAAGAATGGTCGTTTTCTTGAGAGTGTAACCATTGAAGCTTCTCGAAGGCTCTCCGAAGACCATTTGAGACAAAACAGTGTAATGAAGCAGCTTCTAATGTTTCCGAAACCCCCAAATTGTGTGGTTAAGTTCTTGACAAGCTCTGAAGACACTCAACATTACTTTTAA